The region CATCTTGATTGATTTAAGTGTCTTGGGATAGGCGGTGATGGCCAGGACGTTGTTCTCTTTGAAGGAGACCGCTTTGGCATTTCGACCGAGCAGCGGCCTGATCTTGGCCCGGATCACAGCGGCATTACTACTTTTGAGGGGGAAAAGGACTGTTTTCATCGTCTCTCCCTGAACGCTTTTGTCCACCTTGAGCCCCATACTTGCTGCTTCGCTGGCTTTGACGACCTCCATGAAATCCCCATGGTCGATCAGAGCGTAACCTTTACTCGCCAGGATCGAGTTGGCCAGGGAGAAGAGGGAATCCTTTTTGATAGGATGATTGGCGATGAAGTTGATCTTTCCCTTGAGGGATCCGTTGATGAGAATGTTCTTCCCGGTGATTTTGCCGATCATTTCAACAAATTGCTGAACGCCCATGTTGCGAATATTGAGTTTAATTCCCCCATTGCTGGTTTCTACCTGTCCCCAGAGAAGAGAGAAGCTGATCAGGGTGGTGATCAAAAGTTGTTTATTGAATTTCATAGTTAAGTTCTACCTCGCTGTTTTTTCGTTTGACAGTGATACTGAGTTCATCGAGAGAGTCGGAAGAGCGATAGAGTTCCATGACGGTTCCCAAATCCTGGATCGGCTCTCCGTTGATGGCGGTGATGATATCCCCGCGCTGCAGGCCCAACTTTTCGAAAACGCTTCCTCTCTTGACAAAGCGGACACGAAATCCTGCGATATTGTTCCCTCTCTTTTGCGGGACGATCCCAATGTTTTTCCATATTTTATCGACATTTTTGGTGTAATCGTGAATGAGGGTTTTGGGTACGATGGTCACATCCCCGTCCCGACGTATCTCTTTTGCCGAGGATGTCGCTTCCGCTTGGGCATCCGGGCCGGGAACCGAGACCGTGGCTTTTCCCAGGGGCGTCTCTTTGATCACCAGCCGATACGTATGTCCATTTTTTTCTAAAACGGCATAGCGATCTCCCACCTCTTTGAGTCGATAACCGAGGAGCTCTTCTCCCAGTCGGACCACGT is a window of Nitratifractor salsuginis DSM 16511 DNA encoding:
- a CDS encoding PDZ domain-containing protein codes for the protein MNGHSKFTPLIRMGAILLLILAAVTLLWTVVSTLFLPLSGVEKERRRLVKPLPRSYRIASDKALRKPVVHPRPQPRESIGSLTLQAVYKGPQRSVAVIAKGNKSYVVRLGEELLGYRLKEVGDRYAVLEKNGHTYRLVIKETPLGKATVSVPGPDAQAEATSSAKEIRRDGDVTIVPKTLIHDYTKNVDKIWKNIGIVPQKRGNNIAGFRVRFVKRGSVFEKLGLQRGDIITAINGEPIQDLGTVMELYRSSDSLDELSITVKRKNSEVELNYEIQ